Part of the Rhodococcus sp. OK302 genome is shown below.
CGACCAATACAGCACCTTCACCCGCACCATCGACAACGCCACTCCCACCGGCGACGACACCGTCACCGTCACCACCAAGTGGACCCGCACCGACGCCAACTGGGAAAAGCTCAATTGGGTGAAGGACTTCCACCCGACCTGCCTGACCTACGTCCCCGGCTCCGCCAAGGTCACCGACAACGCCGGCGTCCACACCATCGAGCCCTACGTCGAGCAGGCCGCCGACTACACTGCCGTGGACTTCACCAGCCTCGGCTACCAGCCGACCGCCAAGAAGGGCGTCGAGACCCCGATCCTGAGCATCCAGTACAAGGTCGGCTACGACTGCGACCGCGACGTTGCCCAGAACACCGGAATGGCCTACAACGGCTCCCGCGGCCCCGGCACCTACCTGAACAAGGGCCCGTCGATCACGGTCGCAAAGAACACCTCGACCACGACGCTGGATACGGTTCCTGCGGACACAAAGGTGGACCAAACGGTTCCGCTGAACGCCACCGTGACCGGCGGCGCCGACGGCGACATCGTCGAATTCTACGACGGCACAACGAAGATCGGACAGGGCGCATTGGCCGCCGGCAAGACGACGTTCTCGTGGACGCCCACCACCAACGGTGTGCACAGCCTGACAGCGAAGTTCCTGGGCACGACGAAGGCCAACGAGTCGGTCTCGACAGCACAGAACGTCCTCGTGGCCTCCGACATCGACGTGGCCACCACCGCAGTGTTGACCGTGCCCGCAACTGCAACGACAGGCGTCGCGGTGAACCTCGTCGCGACCATCTCCCCGACCCCGACTGGTGGAACCGTCCAGTTCATGGACGGCAACACAAAGCTCGGCCAACCGGCCTCAGTGGTCGACGGCAAGGCAACACTCAATTACGCCTTCCCGAATGCCGGCACCAGCCATGTCACCGCGATCTACAGCGGCATCACGGGCCACCTCACCTCGACCTCCGAGGTCAGCACCGTCACAGTCGTCGACGCCCCCGGAACCGGTGGCGGAGACACCGGCGGTTCGCTGGGGAACATTTTCGGCTCCTTGGGAAGCATCTTCGGATCCTGAAGAACTATCCGCTGAAACCAGCGATCTGAGTGTGGCCTCCGCCGGAATTCCGGCGGAGGCCACACTCGATCTACACGGCAATGAGGTTGATCAAACTTCACCGTAAGCCCCAATTACCGCAATTCGACCGACATTGCTGACCGATTGCGCTACCGTGAGCCCGATCGATTAACTGGACGCTCGTCTAGACCGCTCTTTGAGGGCTGTTGCCTGGACGTCGCAAGAGAGGGAACCATGACGCAGAGCAACACCCTTCGCACAATCGGAAGCCTGAGCGCATTCGCCGTGGCCGCCGGATTCGCGGTCACCATCGGCACCGGAATGGCAAGTGCCGCACCGGGCGAAATCACCTGGACCGACCAATACAGCACCTTCACCCGCACCATCGACAACGCCGCTCCCACCGGCGACGACACCGTCACCGTCACCACCAAATGGACCCGCACCGACGCCAACTGGGAAAAGCTCAATTGGGTGAAGGACTTCCACCCGACCTGCCTGACCTACGTCCCCGGCTCCGCCAAGGTCACCGACAACGCCGGCGTCCACACCATCGAGCCCTACGTCCAGCCCGCTGCCGACTTCACAGCCGTCGACTTCACCAGCCTCGGCTACCAGCCGACCGCCAAGAAGGGCGTCGAGACCCCGATCCTGAGCATCCAGTACAAGGTCGGCTACGACTGCGACCGCGACGTTGCCCAGAACACCGGAATGGCCTACAACGGCT
Proteins encoded:
- a CDS encoding Ig-like domain-containing protein, whose protein sequence is MTQSNTLRTIGSLSAFAVAAGFAVTIGTGMASAAPGEITWTDQYSTFTRTIDNATPTGDDTVTVTTKWTRTDANWEKLNWVKDFHPTCLTYVPGSAKVTDNAGVHTIEPYVEQAADYTAVDFTSLGYQPTAKKGVETPILSIQYKVGYDCDRDVAQNTGMAYNGSRGPGTYLNKGPSITVAKNTSTTTLDTVPADTKVDQTVPLNATVTGGADGDIVEFYDGTTKIGQGALAAGKTTFSWTPTTNGVHSLTAKFLGTTKANESVSTAQNVLVASDIDVATTAVLTVPATATTGVAVNLVATISPTPTGGTVQFMDGNTKLGQPASVVDGKATLNYAFPNAGTSHVTAIYSGITGHLTSTSEVSTVTVVDAPGTGGGDTGGSLGNIFGSLGSIFGS